Proteins encoded by one window of Cyclobacteriaceae bacterium:
- a CDS encoding peptidylprolyl isomerase, which yields MSLRSVVTVLSVFLLLPVLAQKKGKAPKPLVLFSVNNRAVPVEEFIYLYNKNHQNQPEFYSRAKVDEYLDLFVNFKLKVEEARTRGYDTTQTFVKEFSTYKDELRRPYLPEGKMLDSLVLMTYNRLKEEVKASHILINVGPDASPEDTLKAFNRIKEIKDRIAKGEDFGTLAASLSEDPSARTNKGSLGYFTAMQMVYPFESAAYAGKPGDVVGPVRTRFGYHLVKVEDRKPARGEVEVSHIMIRTGGDRDENASRNLIFEIYDQVKGGISWEELCSQYSEDGNSKNNGGRLRPFGVGAMNAAPEFDAVAFSLQTPGEISDPFKTAFGWHIVRLEKKIPLPSFEELSASLKVRVQRDERVQVSRKALVERLKKEMAFKENADVKTKIFTRADTSLTKGKWSVTAWTGNEILFNLKSGPVSAAKFVTYVNQQQRATQATPQQYIGQLYDLFVESEINQSYEEQLVRANPDYEFLLREYYEGILLFDIMEREVWNKASEDSIGQRNYFEAHAGKYVAEERVSADLFSATSSEPLELIKQALNIADSAAIEELLKSRKARRETGVFQKDDRPVLAKIAWAEGLHTAENNGMYYLVRILKRVPPGPMTFEEARASVIADYQAYLEKKWIDDLKKKYTVKINEKGKQHIYKKLVRS from the coding sequence ATGTCCCTGAGAAGTGTTGTAACAGTTCTTTCCGTTTTTTTATTACTGCCCGTACTGGCGCAGAAAAAAGGCAAAGCACCTAAGCCACTGGTTTTATTTTCTGTAAATAACAGAGCGGTGCCTGTAGAGGAGTTTATCTACCTCTACAACAAGAATCACCAGAATCAACCCGAGTTTTATTCGCGCGCCAAGGTTGATGAATACCTGGACTTGTTTGTGAATTTTAAACTAAAAGTGGAAGAAGCGCGCACACGCGGGTACGACACCACCCAAACGTTTGTAAAAGAATTCAGCACGTATAAAGACGAGTTGCGCAGGCCTTATCTGCCGGAAGGCAAAATGCTGGACAGCCTCGTACTCATGACCTACAACAGGCTGAAGGAAGAAGTAAAAGCTTCGCACATTCTTATCAATGTGGGGCCGGATGCATCACCAGAAGATACGTTGAAGGCATTTAATCGCATCAAAGAAATTAAAGACCGCATAGCAAAGGGTGAAGATTTCGGCACGCTGGCAGCCAGCCTTTCCGAAGATCCATCGGCACGAACCAACAAAGGTAGTCTCGGCTATTTCACTGCCATGCAAATGGTGTATCCGTTTGAGTCGGCTGCCTATGCGGGTAAACCGGGCGATGTAGTGGGCCCGGTGCGCACACGTTTTGGATATCACCTTGTAAAAGTTGAAGATCGAAAGCCGGCACGTGGTGAAGTGGAGGTGTCGCACATTATGATTCGTACCGGTGGCGATCGTGATGAAAATGCATCGCGGAATCTGATTTTTGAGATTTACGATCAGGTGAAAGGTGGTATTTCCTGGGAAGAATTATGCAGCCAATATTCAGAGGATGGAAACTCGAAAAACAATGGTGGTCGTTTACGCCCGTTTGGGGTAGGTGCCATGAATGCCGCACCGGAGTTTGATGCCGTAGCGTTTTCCTTGCAAACCCCAGGCGAAATTTCCGATCCGTTTAAAACGGCTTTCGGGTGGCACATTGTGCGACTAGAGAAAAAAATTCCGTTACCCTCATTTGAAGAATTGTCAGCATCGCTAAAGGTCCGCGTGCAGCGCGATGAACGCGTGCAAGTTTCACGTAAAGCATTGGTGGAGCGACTGAAAAAGGAAATGGCATTTAAGGAAAATGCGGATGTGAAAACAAAAATTTTTACGCGTGCCGATACATCCTTAACCAAAGGAAAGTGGAGTGTTACCGCATGGACCGGAAATGAAATTCTTTTCAACCTGAAATCCGGACCGGTTTCTGCAGCGAAGTTTGTCACATACGTCAATCAGCAACAGCGTGCAACACAAGCTACACCACAGCAGTATATCGGTCAGTTGTACGATTTATTTGTTGAGTCGGAAATCAACCAATCGTATGAAGAACAACTGGTACGTGCCAATCCGGATTACGAATTTTTATTACGCGAATATTATGAAGGCATTCTCTTGTTCGACATTATGGAAAGAGAAGTATGGAATAAAGCCAGTGAGGATTCCATCGGTCAGCGAAACTATTTTGAAGCGCACGCAGGTAAATACGTAGCCGAAGAACGAGTGTCGGCCGATTTGTTTTCAGCGACTTCATCAGAACCGTTGGAACTGATTAAACAGGCCCTCAACATAGCCGATTCAGCCGCGATTGAAGAATTACTAAAATCGCGGAAAGCCAGAAGGGAAACCGGAGTGTTTCAAAAGGATGACCGGCCGGTATTGGCTAAAATAGCCTGGGCGGAAGGCCTGCACACCGCAGAAAACAATGGAATGTATTACCTTGTGCGGATTTTGAAACGCGTACCCCCAGGACCCATGACCTTTGAGGAGGCCCGGGCTTCGGTAATAGCCGATTATCAGGCATACCTGGAGAAAAAGTGGATTGATGACTTAAAAAAGAAGTACACGGTTAAGATTAATGAGAAGGGGAAACAACATATTTATAAGAAGCTGGTTCGGTCTTAG
- a CDS encoding peptidyl-prolyl cis-trans isomerase, which produces MLLLSGCDLIQFKKETTTQDPERVPVARVNRAFLYKDELAGIVPIGATQEDSTVRMEAYINSWIRKQLLLQEAARKIDINEAEVERKILDYRYSLIAYEYQAFYIKQNLDTAINAPEIEQYYKDNLDNFILKQNIVRATFIKVPKSAPRTNKIKDLIFSTKEKDQDELKSYCLSFSTAYHLVDSTWMVFDELVKNSPLVEIPNKIQFLKANPYYETSDDAYLYFLQVKEYRISDNISPLEFVRDDIRTIILNKRKVALAKQLEDEIYNTAILEKEFEIIK; this is translated from the coding sequence ATGCTACTGCTGTCCGGGTGCGATCTTATTCAATTTAAGAAGGAGACCACAACCCAGGATCCTGAGCGCGTGCCGGTAGCCCGCGTAAACCGCGCATTTTTATACAAAGATGAACTGGCTGGAATTGTGCCCATCGGGGCCACCCAAGAGGATAGCACCGTGCGCATGGAGGCCTATATCAATAGTTGGATACGCAAGCAACTTCTGCTTCAGGAAGCTGCCCGAAAAATCGACATCAATGAGGCTGAAGTGGAGCGGAAAATTCTCGATTATCGCTATAGCCTGATCGCCTACGAATACCAGGCATTTTATATCAAGCAAAACCTGGATACAGCCATTAACGCTCCCGAAATTGAGCAATACTATAAGGATAACCTGGACAACTTTATTCTTAAGCAGAACATCGTAAGGGCAACATTCATTAAAGTGCCAAAATCAGCTCCTCGAACGAACAAGATCAAAGACCTGATTTTTTCCACGAAGGAAAAAGATCAGGACGAGCTCAAATCCTATTGCCTGAGTTTTTCAACGGCTTATCATTTGGTTGACTCGACCTGGATGGTGTTCGATGAATTGGTGAAGAACTCTCCATTGGTGGAGATTCCGAATAAAATCCAGTTTTTGAAAGCAAACCCGTACTATGAAACATCGGATGATGCGTATTTGTATTTTCTTCAGGTGAAAGAATACCGCATTTCAGACAATATTTCACCGTTGGAATTCGTACGGGATGATATACGGACCATTATTTTGAATAAACGCAAAGTAGCTCTGGCTAAGCAATTGGAAGATGAAATCTATAACACAGCGATACTGGAAAAGGAATTTGAAATTATTAAGTAA
- a CDS encoding peptidylprolyl isomerase encodes MVLFFSTSALAQDEETGFVVDKIIAKVDNYIVLKSELDKAFLEYVSNGGNSSPEVRCQFLAMLLRNKLMMAKAEIDSVVVADSEVDANTKRRMEMILSQYGGSPVDLENKFGKTLEQIQIELRDQIREQMVVNEMQNVITKDIAVTPNEVRKFFNRIPKDSLPYFSAEAEVAQIVKIAEVSESQKEITKRELMEIRDRILGGENFNELARKYSADPSVTSNNGEMGFVGRGMMVPEYEAASFKMKPGEISMPVETAFGFHIIQLIERRGNEYNTRHILMSPTPSAEDLDRAKHFLDSIRTMIVNEEITFQKAAKEYSDDVETKGSGGFFLDADGGTRIAVDELDPVVFFAIDSMEVGKISKPLVYRTDRVKEAVRILYYKSRTAPHMASLKDDWQRIQNATLNQKQNQALEKWFDKARQDVFISIDPSYNYCGILDE; translated from the coding sequence ATGGTACTGTTTTTCAGTACTTCGGCATTGGCACAAGATGAGGAAACGGGTTTTGTAGTGGATAAGATCATTGCCAAAGTCGACAATTACATTGTGTTAAAATCTGAATTGGATAAGGCATTTCTCGAGTATGTTTCCAATGGAGGAAACTCGTCACCCGAAGTGCGCTGCCAGTTTTTAGCCATGTTGCTTCGTAACAAGCTGATGATGGCCAAGGCAGAAATTGACTCGGTTGTGGTGGCCGATTCGGAAGTGGATGCCAACACCAAACGCAGAATGGAAATGATTCTGTCGCAGTATGGTGGTTCTCCGGTTGACCTGGAGAATAAATTCGGTAAAACGCTTGAGCAGATTCAGATAGAATTACGCGATCAGATACGCGAACAAATGGTGGTGAATGAAATGCAGAATGTGATCACCAAAGACATTGCCGTTACACCTAATGAAGTACGAAAGTTTTTCAATCGCATACCCAAAGACAGTTTGCCCTACTTTTCAGCCGAAGCAGAAGTTGCTCAAATTGTAAAGATTGCCGAGGTAAGTGAAAGTCAGAAGGAAATTACCAAACGTGAGTTGATGGAAATCCGCGACCGGATTTTAGGTGGAGAAAACTTCAATGAACTCGCGCGAAAGTATTCGGCTGACCCTAGTGTAACATCGAACAACGGAGAAATGGGATTTGTCGGTCGTGGTATGATGGTGCCCGAGTATGAAGCAGCGTCTTTCAAAATGAAACCCGGTGAAATCTCCATGCCGGTAGAAACGGCTTTTGGTTTTCACATCATTCAATTGATTGAGCGAAGGGGTAATGAATACAATACGCGCCACATCTTGATGTCGCCCACGCCTTCTGCAGAAGATTTGGACAGAGCCAAGCATTTCCTTGACAGCATTCGAACCATGATTGTGAATGAAGAAATAACCTTTCAAAAAGCAGCCAAAGAGTATTCGGATGATGTGGAGACAAAGGGGAGCGGAGGATTTTTTCTTGATGCAGACGGAGGAACCCGCATAGCCGTTGATGAACTTGACCCGGTGGTTTTCTTTGCCATAGATTCCATGGAGGTTGGTAAAATTTCCAAACCGTTGGTGTACCGAACCGATAGGGTTAAAGAAGCCGTTCGTATTCTGTATTACAAATCGCGTACGGCACCGCATATGGCATCGTTGAAGGACGACTGGCAGCGCATCCAAAACGCCACACTAAACCAAAAACAGAACCAGGCACTTGAAAAGTGGTTCGATAAGGCCCGGCAGGATGTATTCATCAGCATTGATCCGTCTTACAATTATTGTGGTATATTGGATGAGTGA
- a CDS encoding MoxR family ATPase, translated as MSRFSSDVEAADALAQTYKNLSKEISKVIIGQDEVVRFVLTGIFCQGHSLLVGVPGLAKTLLVHTIATALDLQFKRIQFTPDLMPSDIVGAETMDKERNFKFVKGPVFANIVLADEINRTPPKTQAALLESMQEYAVTIGGQRYELPRPFFVLATQNPIEQEGTYPLPEAQLDRFMFDIQLTYPSFADEVEVVKSTTTDEPRTVNKILSAEDIMEYQHLVRRVPVPDNVIEYAVRLANKTRPNTAGASPMANEYLEWGAGPRASQFLILGAKCNALLNGKYSPDIEDVRAIAKPVLRHRIVRNFKAEAEGITIDALIEKLMD; from the coding sequence ATGAGCCGATTTTCTTCTGATGTTGAAGCAGCCGATGCACTGGCGCAAACCTATAAGAATCTTTCAAAAGAAATCTCCAAGGTAATTATCGGGCAAGATGAAGTGGTACGCTTTGTACTCACCGGCATTTTTTGCCAGGGTCACTCGTTACTGGTAGGCGTACCGGGGTTGGCCAAAACCTTGTTGGTGCACACCATTGCTACTGCACTCGACTTGCAGTTTAAGCGCATTCAGTTCACGCCCGACTTAATGCCTTCGGATATTGTTGGAGCTGAAACCATGGACAAGGAGCGCAACTTCAAATTTGTGAAGGGCCCCGTGTTTGCCAACATTGTATTGGCCGATGAGATAAACCGAACTCCGCCCAAAACACAAGCTGCCTTACTGGAGTCGATGCAGGAGTATGCCGTTACCATAGGTGGTCAGCGTTATGAATTGCCTCGCCCGTTTTTTGTACTGGCAACCCAAAACCCAATTGAGCAGGAGGGAACGTATCCGTTGCCTGAAGCCCAACTCGACCGCTTCATGTTTGATATACAACTCACCTATCCTTCGTTTGCTGATGAAGTGGAGGTGGTAAAAAGTACGACTACGGATGAACCGCGTACGGTAAATAAAATTCTTTCAGCTGAAGATATCATGGAATACCAACACCTGGTACGCAGAGTACCCGTTCCGGATAATGTGATTGAATATGCGGTGCGGTTAGCGAATAAAACCCGGCCGAACACCGCTGGTGCATCGCCTATGGCTAACGAATATTTAGAGTGGGGTGCGGGTCCGCGGGCTTCACAATTTTTAATTTTGGGAGCGAAGTGCAACGCGTTACTCAACGGAAAATACTCTCCTGATATAGAAGATGTGCGTGCCATTGCCAAGCCGGTGTTGCGTCACCGCATTGTACGCAATTTCAAAGCCGAAGCAGAAGGCATTACCATTGATGCGCTGATTGAGAAGTTGATGGATTAA
- a CDS encoding 3-hydroxyacyl-CoA dehydrogenase NAD-binding domain-containing protein: MTKKIQTVGIAGAGTMGQGIAQVCATAGYEVVLYDIAEAQLAHAKNLIQKSLQVAVEKGKLKADESNQVLTRIQFQSDVNQLKADLIIEAALEKLEIKKELFTKLETINSESCILTTNTSSIPVTQIASALKHPQRFAGLHFFNPAPIMKLVEIISGVNTNAETVDTLKTFCEKLGKTAVLAKDSPGFIVNRVARHYYVEALKLLEENVTDIQTIDALLKASGFKMGPFELMDLIGVDTNFSVTTSIYNAFHQEGKFRPSLIQQQKVDAGHHGRKSGKGFYDYTKK, translated from the coding sequence ATGACAAAAAAAATACAGACAGTCGGCATTGCAGGTGCGGGAACCATGGGGCAAGGCATTGCACAAGTGTGTGCCACTGCGGGTTACGAGGTGGTGTTGTACGATATTGCGGAAGCGCAACTTGCCCATGCAAAAAATCTGATTCAAAAATCGCTGCAGGTTGCTGTTGAAAAAGGAAAACTGAAAGCGGATGAATCCAATCAGGTATTGACGCGCATACAATTTCAATCGGATGTGAACCAACTCAAGGCCGACCTGATTATTGAAGCTGCTCTGGAGAAACTGGAAATCAAAAAAGAACTGTTCACCAAACTCGAAACGATCAACTCGGAATCGTGTATTCTCACCACAAACACCTCCTCCATTCCGGTAACACAAATTGCATCAGCACTAAAGCATCCGCAGCGCTTTGCAGGTTTGCATTTTTTCAATCCAGCACCCATCATGAAACTGGTGGAGATTATTTCAGGCGTAAATACCAATGCTGAAACAGTTGATACGTTAAAAACATTTTGCGAAAAACTTGGAAAAACTGCGGTACTGGCAAAAGATTCTCCGGGGTTTATCGTTAACCGTGTGGCTCGGCACTACTATGTAGAGGCATTGAAACTGCTGGAAGAAAATGTTACCGACATTCAAACGATTGATGCGCTGTTGAAAGCATCAGGTTTTAAAATGGGGCCTTTTGAGTTGATGGATTTGATTGGCGTGGACACCAACTTTTCAGTTACCACCTCAATTTATAATGCCTTCCACCAGGAAGGAAAATTCAGACCGAGTCTGATCCAACAACAAAAAGTGGACGCAGGCCACCATGGAAGAAAAAGCGGGAAGGGGTTTTATGATTACACGAAAAAATAA
- the pheS gene encoding phenylalanine--tRNA ligase subunit alpha — translation MEERIHTLRKEVDAWSAGDKAGVEQFRLKYISKKGLIPELFEEMKKMPPEEKKKVGKILNELKQAAEQKLQTLTEALESSASANYDLDLTLPPIPNKVGNQHPLTLTRNRIIEIFERLGFNVADGPEIEDDWHNFSALNFPENHPAREMQDTFFIEKNPDVLLRTHTSNVQIRLMTNQKPPLRAIMPGRVYRNEAISARAHCFFHQVEGLYVDRNVGFADLKQTLYHFAKEMYGKDIKIRFRPSFFPFTEPSAEIDISCLICKGSGCNVCKHTGWVEIAGSGMVHPNVLRNCGIDPEEFTGFAFGMGIERVTMLRYQVNDLRLYSENDIRFLKQFHSVI, via the coding sequence ATGGAAGAACGCATTCATACGTTACGCAAGGAGGTGGACGCCTGGTCAGCTGGAGATAAAGCCGGAGTGGAGCAATTCCGGTTGAAATACATCAGCAAAAAAGGCTTGATTCCCGAGCTCTTTGAAGAGATGAAAAAAATGCCACCGGAAGAAAAGAAAAAGGTGGGCAAAATTCTGAATGAGCTCAAGCAGGCTGCCGAACAAAAGCTTCAGACATTAACGGAAGCACTGGAAAGTTCCGCTTCTGCCAATTACGATCTTGACCTTACGCTTCCGCCCATACCGAACAAGGTCGGCAACCAACATCCGCTTACGCTTACGCGAAACCGGATCATAGAGATATTTGAACGACTTGGCTTTAACGTGGCTGATGGGCCGGAGATTGAAGATGATTGGCATAACTTCTCGGCTTTGAATTTTCCGGAAAACCACCCGGCACGCGAGATGCAGGATACGTTCTTCATTGAAAAAAATCCGGATGTATTGTTGCGCACACACACATCCAATGTGCAAATCCGGTTAATGACTAATCAGAAGCCACCGCTGCGCGCCATTATGCCTGGCCGCGTGTACCGCAACGAAGCCATTTCAGCACGTGCACATTGCTTCTTTCACCAGGTAGAAGGTTTATACGTTGACCGGAATGTTGGATTTGCTGATTTAAAACAGACGCTCTATCACTTTGCCAAAGAAATGTATGGTAAAGACATTAAGATTCGTTTTCGGCCTTCGTTCTTTCCGTTTACTGAGCCCAGTGCAGAGATTGATATTTCGTGTTTGATTTGTAAAGGTTCAGGTTGCAACGTGTGTAAGCATACAGGCTGGGTAGAGATTGCCGGTTCGGGTATGGTACACCCGAATGTGTTGCGCAATTGTGGTATTGATCCGGAAGAATTCACCGGTTTTGCATTTGGAATGGGCATTGAACGCGTTACCATGTTGCGTTACCAGGTAAATGATTTACGATTATATTCAGAAAATGATATCCGGTTTTTGAAGCAGTTTCATTCAGTAATCTGA
- a CDS encoding MraY family glycosyltransferase → MINPLASAVTSFVISFLIIPVIIKYSLEKNLVDIPGRRKIHKKVTPSMGGIAIFIGFFVASLIWIDISHWRDIRMILIALFMVFFIGVRDDLVPLRPSMKLMGQVVAATILVLLFDLRLKSMYGLFGIYEIPIAISYLLTVFTIIVITNSFNLIDGLDGLAGTVASISLLTFGIWFLLIGDSVFAILAFCMVGSIVAFLIFNWEPSKIFMGDTGALVAGMMLSIMAIYFINTNFNLPVDHPYRFSGTVAAAVCFIIIPLVDTMRIFILRISRGQSPFTPDKSHIHHSIMRLGLTHSKTTILLGVVQLTYIALAALLRKVDGNYMILGVIGLSVLLSVILDRLMIIRLNKDENGVQE, encoded by the coding sequence ATGATCAACCCTCTCGCCAGCGCGGTAACCTCTTTTGTGATCTCCTTTCTGATCATCCCGGTGATCATTAAATACTCGTTGGAAAAGAATTTGGTGGATATACCCGGTCGCAGAAAAATCCATAAAAAGGTAACGCCATCCATGGGCGGCATCGCCATTTTCATAGGCTTCTTTGTGGCTTCGTTAATCTGGATTGATATCTCCCATTGGCGTGACATACGCATGATTCTCATCGCCTTGTTCATGGTATTCTTCATTGGTGTACGCGATGACCTGGTACCACTCCGGCCGAGCATGAAACTCATGGGGCAAGTGGTTGCGGCAACCATTCTTGTTTTGTTGTTCGACTTGCGACTAAAATCGATGTACGGACTTTTTGGTATCTACGAAATTCCCATCGCCATAAGTTACCTCCTCACGGTTTTTACCATCATCGTCATCACCAACTCATTTAACCTCATTGACGGGCTGGATGGATTGGCCGGAACGGTGGCCAGTATTTCGCTTTTAACATTCGGCATCTGGTTTCTGCTTATTGGCGATTCGGTTTTTGCCATCCTTGCCTTTTGTATGGTGGGCTCCATTGTTGCGTTTCTGATTTTCAATTGGGAGCCTTCAAAAATTTTTATGGGCGATACCGGTGCCTTGGTTGCCGGCATGATGCTCTCCATCATGGCCATTTATTTCATCAATACCAATTTCAACCTGCCGGTTGATCATCCCTACCGTTTTTCAGGTACGGTGGCGGCCGCGGTGTGCTTCATCATCATTCCCCTGGTTGATACCATGCGGATTTTTATTCTTCGCATCAGCCGCGGGCAATCACCCTTCACACCCGATAAGAGTCACATTCACCACAGCATTATGCGCCTCGGATTAACCCACAGCAAAACAACTATACTGCTTGGGGTGGTTCAGCTAACCTATATTGCATTGGCTGCTCTGCTGCGCAAGGTAGATGGTAACTATATGATACTTGGCGTGATTGGTCTTTCCGTTTTGCTGAGTGTTATTCTCGATCGGTTAATGATCATTCGCCTGAATAAAGACGAGAATGGGGTTCAGGAGTAA